Proteins found in one Flavobacterium channae genomic segment:
- the fabV gene encoding enoyl-ACP reductase FabV → MIIEPRMRGFICLTAHPKGCEQNVKNQIEYVKSKGKINGPKRVLVIGASTGFGLASRITSAFGSDAATIGVFFEKAPSEGKTASPGWYNSAAFEVEAEKAGLYAKSINGDAFSNEVKQQTIDMIKADLGQVDLIIYSLASPVRQHPVTGVLHRSTLKPIGTTFTNKTVDFHTGNVSQVSIEPANEDDIANTVVVMGGEDWSMWMDALKDAGVLAEGATTVAYSYIGPEVTEAVYRKGTIGRAKDHLEATAFEITDKLADLHGKAYVSVNKALVTQASSAIPVIPLYISLLYKIMKAEGIHEGCIEQIQRLYADRLYTGNTVPTDDKGRIRIDDWEMRADVQEKIAKLWGESTTETLVELGDLAGYKQDFLNLFGFGFDGVDYQADTNEMVMVPSIK, encoded by the coding sequence ATGATTATTGAACCAAGAATGAGAGGTTTTATTTGTTTAACAGCTCACCCAAAGGGTTGTGAACAAAATGTAAAGAATCAAATTGAGTACGTAAAATCTAAAGGAAAAATAAACGGACCAAAAAGAGTATTAGTAATTGGAGCTTCAACAGGTTTTGGTTTGGCTTCAAGAATTACAAGTGCTTTTGGTTCAGATGCTGCAACAATTGGTGTGTTTTTTGAAAAAGCACCATCAGAAGGAAAAACAGCATCTCCAGGTTGGTATAACTCTGCTGCCTTTGAAGTAGAAGCTGAAAAAGCTGGATTATATGCAAAAAGTATTAATGGTGATGCTTTTTCTAATGAAGTAAAACAACAAACTATCGATATGATTAAAGCTGATTTAGGTCAGGTTGATTTAATTATTTATAGTTTGGCTTCTCCAGTACGTCAGCATCCAGTAACAGGTGTTTTACACCGTTCTACATTAAAACCTATTGGAACTACTTTCACAAATAAAACAGTTGATTTTCACACAGGAAATGTAAGTCAAGTATCTATCGAACCAGCAAATGAAGATGATATCGCAAATACAGTTGTGGTTATGGGTGGTGAAGATTGGTCAATGTGGATGGACGCTTTAAAAGATGCAGGTGTTTTAGCTGAAGGTGCTACTACAGTTGCTTATTCTTACATAGGACCTGAAGTTACAGAGGCTGTTTACAGAAAAGGAACTATCGGTAGAGCAAAAGACCATTTAGAAGCGACAGCTTTTGAAATCACTGATAAGCTTGCTGATTTACATGGTAAAGCTTATGTTTCTGTAAATAAAGCATTAGTTACACAAGCAAGTTCTGCAATCCCTGTAATTCCTCTATATATTTCTTTATTATATAAGATTATGAAAGCGGAAGGAATTCATGAAGGATGTATTGAACAAATTCAACGTTTATACGCTGATCGTTTATATACTGGCAATACTGTTCCTACAGATGATAAAGGTAGAATCCGTATTGATGATTGGGAAATGAGAGCAGATGTTCAGGAAAAAATTGCTAAATTATGGGGCGAATCAACTACAGAAACGTTAGTAGAATTAGGAGATTTAGCAGGATATAAACAAGATTTCTTAAACTTATTTGGATTTGGGTTTGATGGAGTAGATTATCAAGCTGATACTAATGAAATGGTTATGGTACCGAGTATCAAATAA
- the coaE gene encoding dephospho-CoA kinase (Dephospho-CoA kinase (CoaE) performs the final step in coenzyme A biosynthesis.): MTKIIGLTGGIGSGKSTVVNYIASKGIPVYIADDEAKKIMEDATVKQRIQKLFSQSVLNDNGTLNRKKIAELVFGFPDKLKELNAIVHPEVQNHFKEWLFKHKEYSFIIKEVAILFETGGNKQCDKVILITAPEELRIQRAMKRDNLTKKDVLVRINTQLPDSKKKELSDFVVENVDLNDTFLKIDEILKILAKS; encoded by the coding sequence ATGACAAAAATAATTGGTTTAACTGGAGGAATTGGTAGTGGAAAATCTACGGTTGTTAATTATATTGCTTCAAAAGGTATTCCTGTTTACATTGCTGATGATGAAGCAAAAAAAATAATGGAAGATGCAACTGTTAAGCAAAGAATCCAAAAGCTATTTTCTCAAAGTGTTTTAAATGATAATGGTACTTTAAATAGAAAAAAAATTGCCGAACTAGTATTTGGTTTTCCTGATAAATTGAAGGAATTGAATGCGATTGTTCATCCAGAAGTACAAAATCATTTTAAAGAATGGTTATTTAAGCATAAAGAATACTCTTTTATCATAAAAGAAGTAGCGATACTTTTTGAAACAGGTGGTAATAAACAATGCGATAAAGTCATTTTAATCACAGCTCCAGAAGAACTTAGAATACAAAGAGCTATGAAACGTGATAATTTAACAAAAAAGGATGTTTTAGTTAGAATTAACACTCAACTTCCTGATTCAAAAAAGAAAGAATTAAGCGATTTCGTTGTAGAAAATGTTGATTTAAATGATACTTTCTTAAAAATCGACGAAATTCTTAAAATTTTAGCGAAATCCTAA
- the porD gene encoding type IX secretion system protein PorD — MMRKIVVVFIFLFSLGNVFSQELNATVSVNYQQVANGNPQLFKNLETQVKEFLNTTKWTTKEFNDVEKIECNFFINITTYGANNFEATLQVQSSRPIYNSTLSSPILNINDKNFSFRFIEFENLIYDQNSFNSNLVSVLAFYSNLIIGIDQDSFTELGGTEYLQIASNIVNVAQTSGYKGWNQSEGNNNNRNFLISDMLSTTFAPFRKSLYQYHRLGLDIMESDVKKGKEGVATGITVLSEIQKTRPNALLTRTFFDAKADEIVSIFSGGPKVDIVPLLETLNRISPLNSQKWNKIR, encoded by the coding sequence ATGATGCGTAAAATAGTAGTAGTATTTATTTTCTTGTTTTCATTAGGTAATGTGTTTTCACAAGAGCTTAATGCGACAGTTTCTGTTAACTATCAACAAGTAGCTAACGGAAATCCACAACTATTTAAAAATTTAGAAACTCAAGTAAAAGAGTTTTTAAATACGACAAAATGGACTACTAAAGAATTTAATGATGTTGAAAAAATTGAATGTAATTTTTTCATCAATATCACTACTTACGGAGCAAATAATTTTGAAGCAACATTACAAGTACAATCATCAAGACCTATTTATAATTCAACGCTTTCGTCACCGATTTTGAATATCAATGACAAAAATTTTTCATTTCGTTTCATCGAGTTCGAGAATTTAATTTACGATCAAAATTCATTTAATTCTAACCTAGTTTCGGTATTAGCATTTTACTCTAATTTGATTATTGGTATAGATCAAGATTCTTTTACAGAATTAGGAGGAACTGAATATCTTCAGATTGCATCAAATATTGTAAATGTAGCTCAAACAAGTGGTTACAAAGGATGGAATCAATCAGAAGGAAATAATAACAATAGAAATTTCTTAATTTCAGATATGTTATCAACTACTTTCGCTCCTTTCAGAAAATCATTGTATCAATACCATAGACTTGGTTTAGATATTATGGAAAGTGATGTTAAGAAAGGAAAAGAAGGTGTTGCTACTGGAATTACTGTTTTATCTGAAATTCAGAAAACAAGACCAAATGCACTATTAACAAGAACTTTCTTTGACGCAAAAGCAGACGAGATTGTCTCAATATTTAGTGGAGGACCAAAAGTTGATATCGTTCCGTTATTAGAAACGTTAAACAGAATTTCTCCTCTTAACTCTCAAAAGTGGAATAAAATAAGATAA
- a CDS encoding glycosyltransferase: protein MHFSFIVPVYNRPDEIDELLESLTKFTSTIPFEVVIVEDGSTISCQNIIEKYIDKLTISYFFKPNSGPGDSRNYGMKVAIGDYFIILDSDCIIPEDYLTNVQKSLDEEYVDCFGGPDAALDSFSDIQKAINFTMTSFLTTGGIRGGSEKVDKFQPRSFNMGLSKKAFEASNGFGNIHPGEDPDLSIRLWNLGFKTKLIKNAFVYHKRRISWEKFQIQVNKFGKARPILNSWYPEHSKITYWFPSLFLIGFLFSVLMAFFGIEYFIAFYGIYFSILFISSVVVNKNLKIALYSIWSTIIQFYGYGNGFLLSFYKISILKQDPKRAFPELFFKK from the coding sequence ATGCATTTTTCTTTTATAGTTCCGGTGTATAACCGACCAGATGAAATTGATGAATTGCTTGAAAGCTTAACTAAGTTTACATCAACTATTCCTTTTGAAGTTGTAATTGTTGAAGATGGTTCAACTATTTCTTGTCAGAATATAATTGAAAAGTATATTGACAAATTAACTATTTCCTATTTCTTCAAACCAAATTCTGGTCCTGGTGATTCTCGAAACTATGGAATGAAAGTTGCAATCGGCGACTATTTTATCATCTTAGATTCAGATTGTATAATTCCTGAAGATTATTTAACGAATGTTCAAAAAAGTTTAGATGAAGAATATGTAGATTGTTTTGGCGGACCTGATGCTGCATTAGATTCTTTTTCAGATATTCAAAAAGCAATTAACTTTACGATGACGTCTTTTTTAACTACTGGTGGAATACGTGGAGGAAGTGAAAAAGTTGATAAATTTCAACCAAGAAGCTTTAATATGGGATTGTCTAAAAAAGCATTCGAAGCTTCTAATGGATTTGGCAATATTCATCCTGGTGAAGATCCAGATTTGTCTATTCGATTATGGAATTTAGGATTTAAAACGAAGCTAATTAAAAACGCATTTGTGTATCACAAAAGAAGAATTAGCTGGGAAAAATTTCAAATTCAAGTTAATAAATTTGGAAAGGCTCGACCTATTTTAAATTCATGGTATCCAGAACATTCAAAAATTACGTATTGGTTTCCAAGTCTGTTTTTAATCGGTTTTTTGTTTTCGGTTTTAATGGCATTTTTTGGAATAGAATATTTTATAGCTTTTTATGGAATTTACTTTTCAATACTTTTTATTAGTTCTGTAGTAGTCAATAAAAATTTGAAAATTGCGTTATATTCTATATGGTCGACCATTATTCAATTTTATGGTTACGGAAATGGATTTTTACTTTCATTTTATAAGATTTCAATTTTAAAGCAAGATCCTAAACGAGCTTTTCCTGAATTATTTTTTAAAAAATAA
- the recN gene encoding DNA repair protein RecN: MLLSLSIKNYALIESLETDFSNQFSVITGETGAGKSILLGALGLVLGNRADLTSLKDKEQKCIIEAQFSIANYNLQSFFDENDMDYDDKTIIRREILPSGKSRAFVNDSPVNLQELQELGAMLLDIHSQHQTRELTEENYQIDILDAVANNGDLVNSYKNALNAFKATQKELKTLLAEKENLIKEYEYNSYLLNELLTANLVDGEQEELEQELEQLSNVEFIKENFDRILAIANEEQVGALINLKEIKIALQKVSGFSTQNSQLLERLTSSLLEVEDIISECEQNNEKIIADPERLELVNTKLQTIYNLQKKHQVQTITELLVIQNELDAKVIRVDDLDNVIHKLQADLNSKQDKVDEIAKSIFENRKKTAPILIDKIKAILSQLGMVEANFQFEINHTESFFTKGKDEVILLFSANKGTSFGLLKKVASGGEMSRIMLAIKAVLANYSKLPTIIFDEIDTGVSGEIAIKMGEIMKEMSASMQVFAITHLPQIAAKGNSHYKVSKRNQGDTTVSELNLLNSEERVLQIAEMLSGKDITESALQHAKALLN; encoded by the coding sequence ATGCTACTTTCGCTTTCTATAAAAAATTACGCGCTAATTGAATCGCTTGAAACTGATTTTTCGAATCAGTTTTCTGTTATTACAGGAGAAACTGGAGCAGGAAAATCAATTCTTTTAGGAGCACTTGGTTTGGTTTTAGGAAACAGAGCCGATTTGACTTCTCTAAAAGACAAAGAGCAAAAATGTATTATTGAAGCGCAGTTTTCAATAGCTAATTATAATCTTCAATCTTTTTTTGATGAAAATGATATGGATTATGATGACAAAACTATTATTAGAAGGGAAATTCTTCCTTCTGGAAAATCTCGTGCATTTGTAAACGATAGTCCTGTAAATCTGCAAGAATTACAAGAGTTAGGCGCAATGTTGTTGGATATTCATTCCCAACATCAAACTCGAGAATTAACCGAAGAAAATTATCAAATAGATATTTTAGATGCTGTTGCTAATAATGGCGATTTAGTAAATTCGTATAAAAATGCATTAAATGCTTTTAAAGCTACTCAAAAGGAATTGAAGACTTTGTTGGCTGAAAAAGAAAATCTTATCAAAGAGTACGAATACAATTCATATTTGCTAAACGAACTTTTAACTGCCAATTTAGTAGATGGCGAACAAGAAGAGTTAGAGCAAGAATTAGAACAATTAAGCAATGTTGAATTTATTAAAGAAAATTTTGATCGAATTTTAGCTATTGCAAATGAAGAACAAGTTGGCGCTTTAATAAATTTAAAAGAAATTAAAATAGCACTTCAAAAAGTATCTGGTTTTTCAACTCAAAATTCACAATTATTAGAACGCTTAACGAGTAGTTTACTAGAAGTTGAAGATATAATTTCAGAATGTGAGCAAAACAACGAAAAGATAATTGCTGATCCAGAACGTTTAGAATTGGTGAATACCAAATTACAAACCATTTACAATTTACAAAAGAAACATCAAGTTCAAACTATAACTGAATTATTAGTGATTCAGAATGAATTGGATGCAAAAGTAATTCGTGTAGATGATTTAGATAATGTAATTCACAAATTACAGGCTGATTTAAATTCAAAACAAGATAAAGTTGATGAAATAGCTAAATCAATTTTTGAAAACAGAAAGAAAACAGCTCCAATTCTTATTGATAAGATAAAAGCTATTTTATCTCAATTAGGAATGGTTGAAGCTAATTTTCAATTCGAAATCAATCATACTGAATCATTCTTTACAAAAGGTAAAGATGAAGTTATTTTGTTGTTTTCGGCAAATAAAGGAACAAGTTTTGGCTTGTTGAAAAAAGTAGCTTCTGGAGGTGAAATGTCGCGTATTATGTTGGCAATAAAAGCTGTTTTGGCCAATTATTCAAAATTGCCCACGATTATTTTTGATGAAATTGATACTGGGGTTTCAGGTGAAATTGCAATTAAAATGGGAGAAATCATGAAAGAAATGAGTGCTTCTATGCAAGTTTTCGCCATCACTCATTTGCCTCAAATTGCAGCTAAAGGAAATTCGCATTATAAAGTTTCAAAACGCAATCAAGGAGACACAACGGTTTCAGAATTAAATCTATTAAATTCAGAAGAAAGAGTATTGCAAATTGCTGAAATGTTATCAGGTAAAGATATTACCGAATCGGCTTTACAACATGCAAAAGCTTTGTTGAATTAA
- a CDS encoding T9SS type A sorting domain-containing protein yields MKKITLFLFALFTCWQINAQVSSYAFSQSSGTYTPITGGTLAASGASLDDTILSVTLPTAFAYNGNSITTVGFSPNGYLIMGNTTTHGYTPLSSTATSNGVISGLGMDLVSNAATSELRWEQIGNEIIFQWKEFRRYLATPESINFQIRLNTSNGQINIVYDAPTTVVASETRIPQVGLRGTANTDYNARRLTTSVPDATPSWNDTAAATSNAHNVRFTNTSPAAFPSSGLTFTWSPPVPCSGAPVAGSVTPALQNICSGTTPANLVATGFSSGVTGLTFQWEESNDDGATDAWAPVVGGTGATTATYTPPAFSGTPIYYRLNVTCTNSTTSAQTASVLVTVPITPTNQITALTIPAATVGAGQAVVNWTNGNGGRRVVYVSDSATFTDPVDGNAPALVANNVYSGSGQQIIFDGTAATVTVTGLMPGTQYYIKAYEYVRCGSGPYDYYYNVTTGTNTGNFTTCPAFTVPYFEGFESGYTHNTVVAGCISQASVTGTAVWTANSTFTDRNRTPRTGAFNAFLQWSNEDWMFIPIDLIGGTSYRVSLYARQDGAAATDSNIAISYGTSSSVAGMTNSIVAATGIINGNYQEIVGDFTPATSGTYYVGIKGYMNGNPFYISLDDISITESPSCLNPNTIIASNITSNSVDLSWTDGSGGLQFDYEYVIQAPGTGEPTGPGAPIGDVAVVGEGFDIDGNPLTPDTLYEVYVRAVCNGGSDFSTWSGPITFRTLCNSITSLPHSESFDAAALPSCWSTALISGSTNWAPTTNNDGVPAPRTGTRFAGKSWLGDDNALLISPPYDLSAYATDQARLNVWIYRSANGLATDRVTFYANTANNLTGATMLVDVPLPITSAPTVASAGWYNYTVDVPLSYNAGGVFYIIAQGRTSSSWSSYSVGFDDYVLELTPTTAPSCASNIVATPHATCGNFANTITWDATAGADGYYVTIGTTTGGNNIANAIPVSGTSYNFTGNFNTTYFYTIVPFNANGSATGCSELSFVTNANGCYCVSAPTSVDGSGITNVQIVSTDFPNTVSTSPVYNDHTTTPVTMSQGVNNNVQISFNVPSFGASYDYNTVIWIDANDDYVLDASEIVYTGLSSTAVAPTLLNASFVMPATMPLGQHRMRIVATDALQTPANPCYSGTFGETADFTVNIVAASCTPPAATTTLVPACGASQYSIDVDVTALGSGTPSITDGTTTWPVSAIGVVNVGPFASGSSVTLTLLHGSDATCNLPLGSFNYACPPANDDCVNAIALTPGGVFADYPVVGTTVNATTVTGLTYACQTNRANDVWYSVVVPASGTITIETQANGGSALTDTVLSVFSGTCGALVEVGCDDDNGVGAFSIVNLTQPAGTTLYIGVWRWSSATNGTFQVSAYDASLSSGSFDNANFVAYPNPVKDFLNVSYSSEISSVRVINMIGQEVISKNLNATSGQVDMSQLSAGTYIVNVTVGDAVKTLKVVKQ; encoded by the coding sequence ATGAAAAAAATTACTTTATTTTTATTTGCGCTCTTTACGTGCTGGCAAATAAATGCCCAAGTAAGTTCCTATGCTTTTAGTCAAAGTAGTGGTACTTACACACCAATAACGGGCGGCACATTAGCTGCGTCTGGAGCATCTCTCGATGACACTATTCTGAGTGTTACTTTACCAACAGCTTTTGCTTACAATGGTAATAGTATTACTACAGTTGGCTTTAGTCCCAATGGTTATTTGATCATGGGTAATACTACAACTCATGGTTATACTCCATTATCAAGTACTGCTACATCTAATGGTGTTATTTCTGGACTTGGAATGGATTTAGTTTCTAATGCGGCTACCTCTGAGTTAAGATGGGAGCAAATAGGAAATGAAATCATTTTTCAATGGAAAGAGTTTAGAAGATATTTAGCTACACCAGAAAGTATAAATTTTCAAATTAGGTTAAACACCTCTAATGGCCAAATTAATATTGTATATGACGCTCCAACTACTGTTGTCGCTAGTGAAACTAGAATTCCACAAGTTGGATTAAGAGGTACAGCAAATACGGATTATAATGCTAGAAGGCTTACTACATCTGTTCCAGATGCTACACCTTCATGGAATGATACTGCTGCGGCAACTTCAAATGCGCATAACGTAAGATTTACTAATACATCTCCAGCTGCTTTTCCATCTTCAGGATTAACTTTTACTTGGTCACCTCCAGTTCCTTGTTCAGGTGCTCCAGTTGCAGGAAGTGTTACTCCAGCTTTACAAAATATATGTTCAGGAACTACGCCTGCCAATTTAGTTGCAACTGGTTTTTCTTCGGGGGTAACAGGTTTAACTTTTCAATGGGAAGAATCTAATGATGACGGTGCAACAGATGCATGGGCACCAGTAGTAGGAGGTACAGGAGCTACAACAGCGACTTATACTCCACCTGCTTTTTCGGGAACACCTATATATTACAGATTAAATGTTACATGTACAAATTCAACAACTTCTGCTCAAACAGCGTCAGTTTTAGTAACAGTTCCAATTACCCCAACTAATCAAATAACAGCTCTAACTATTCCTGCTGCTACAGTAGGTGCCGGTCAAGCAGTAGTTAACTGGACAAATGGAAATGGTGGTAGAAGAGTAGTTTATGTTAGTGATTCAGCTACTTTTACTGATCCAGTAGATGGAAATGCTCCTGCTTTAGTAGCAAATAATGTTTATTCTGGATCTGGACAACAAATTATTTTTGATGGTACTGCAGCTACTGTTACAGTAACTGGATTAATGCCAGGAACACAATATTATATTAAAGCTTATGAATATGTTCGTTGTGGTTCTGGACCATACGATTATTATTATAATGTGACTACAGGAACAAATACAGGGAATTTTACAACTTGTCCTGCTTTTACAGTTCCTTATTTTGAAGGTTTTGAATCAGGATATACTCACAATACTGTTGTAGCTGGTTGTATTTCTCAAGCTTCTGTTACAGGAACCGCTGTTTGGACTGCTAACAGTACTTTTACAGATCGTAATAGAACTCCAAGAACTGGAGCTTTTAATGCTTTTTTACAGTGGAGTAATGAAGATTGGATGTTTATTCCAATTGATTTAATTGGAGGAACAAGTTATAGAGTTTCATTATATGCTCGTCAAGATGGTGCAGCAGCTACTGATTCAAATATTGCAATCAGTTATGGTACTTCAAGTAGTGTAGCAGGTATGACAAATTCAATTGTGGCTGCAACAGGTATTATTAATGGTAATTATCAAGAAATTGTTGGAGATTTTACTCCTGCGACTTCAGGAACTTATTATGTAGGTATTAAAGGATATATGAATGGCAATCCATTTTATATTTCATTAGATGATATTTCTATTACTGAATCACCTTCATGTTTAAATCCAAATACAATTATTGCTTCAAATATCACATCAAATTCAGTTGATTTATCTTGGACTGACGGTTCAGGAGGTTTACAATTTGATTACGAATATGTTATTCAAGCACCTGGAACAGGGGAGCCTACAGGACCTGGTGCTCCAATTGGTGATGTAGCTGTTGTAGGTGAAGGTTTTGATATTGATGGAAATCCACTTACACCTGATACGCTTTACGAAGTATATGTAAGAGCAGTTTGTAATGGTGGTTCTGATTTTAGTACATGGTCTGGTCCAATAACTTTTAGAACACTATGTAATTCTATTACTTCATTACCTCATTCTGAAAGCTTCGATGCTGCAGCACTTCCATCTTGTTGGTCTACAGCTTTAATTTCAGGTTCTACAAATTGGGCTCCAACTACCAACAATGATGGTGTGCCAGCTCCAAGAACTGGAACCCGTTTTGCTGGGAAATCTTGGTTAGGAGACGACAATGCATTGTTAATTAGTCCTCCATATGATTTATCTGCTTACGCAACTGATCAAGCAAGATTAAATGTTTGGATTTATAGAAGTGCTAATGGATTAGCTACTGATAGAGTAACTTTTTATGCAAATACTGCAAATAATTTAACAGGAGCTACGATGTTAGTAGACGTGCCATTACCAATTACATCAGCACCTACGGTTGCATCAGCTGGATGGTACAATTATACAGTTGATGTACCTTTATCTTACAATGCAGGAGGTGTTTTCTATATAATTGCTCAAGGAAGAACTTCTTCTTCTTGGTCTTCTTATAGTGTTGGTTTTGATGATTATGTTTTAGAGTTAACTCCTACTACTGCACCTTCTTGTGCTTCAAATATTGTAGCAACACCTCATGCAACTTGTGGTAATTTTGCTAATACAATTACATGGGATGCTACTGCTGGTGCTGATGGATATTATGTTACTATTGGTACAACAACTGGTGGAAATAATATTGCAAATGCGATTCCAGTTTCGGGTACTTCTTATAACTTTACTGGTAACTTTAATACTACATATTTTTACACGATTGTTCCATTTAATGCTAATGGTTCTGCAACAGGATGTTCTGAATTATCATTTGTAACTAATGCAAATGGATGTTATTGTGTTTCTGCTCCAACTTCTGTTGATGGTTCAGGTATTACTAATGTTCAAATTGTATCAACAGATTTTCCAAATACAGTTTCAACTTCTCCAGTTTACAATGATCATACAACAACGCCTGTTACTATGTCTCAAGGAGTTAACAATAATGTTCAAATTTCTTTCAATGTACCTTCATTTGGTGCTTCATATGATTATAATACTGTAATTTGGATTGATGCGAATGATGATTATGTTTTAGATGCGTCAGAGATTGTTTATACAGGGCTTTCTTCAACAGCAGTAGCTCCAACATTACTAAATGCTTCTTTTGTGATGCCTGCAACAATGCCTTTAGGTCAACATAGAATGAGAATAGTAGCTACTGATGCTTTGCAAACTCCTGCTAACCCATGTTATTCAGGTACTTTTGGTGAAACTGCTGATTTTACAGTTAATATTGTTGCAGCATCTTGTACTCCACCAGCTGCAACAACTACTTTAGTTCCAGCTTGTGGTGCTTCTCAATATTCTATAGATGTAGATGTAACTGCTTTAGGAAGTGGTACACCTTCTATCACAGATGGAACAACTACATGGCCAGTTTCAGCTATTGGAGTAGTAAATGTTGGTCCATTTGCTAGTGGATCTTCAGTTACTTTAACTTTATTACATGGTTCGGATGCTACTTGTAATTTACCTTTAGGTTCTTTCAATTATGCTTGTCCACCAGCAAATGATGATTGCGTTAATGCAATTGCTTTAACTCCTGGAGGTGTTTTTGCTGATTATCCTGTTGTTGGAACAACTGTTAATGCAACTACTGTGACAGGTTTAACTTATGCTTGTCAAACAAATAGAGCAAATGATGTTTGGTATAGTGTTGTTGTTCCTGCTTCTGGTACTATAACTATTGAAACGCAAGCTAATGGGGGGTCTGCATTAACAGATACAGTTTTAAGCGTGTTTTCTGGAACATGTGGAGCTTTAGTTGAAGTTGGTTGTGATGATGATAATGGAGTTGGTGCTTTCTCAATTGTTAATTTAACACAACCGGCTGGAACAACATTATACATTGGTGTTTGGAGATGGTCTAGTGCAACAAATGGAACATTCCAAGTTTCTGCTTATGATGCTTCTTTATCTTCTGGATCATTTGATAATGCTAATTTTGTAGCTTATCCAAATCCAGTGAAAGATTTCTTAAATGTTTCTTACAGTTCTGAAATTTCTTCAGTAAGAGTTATCAATATGATAGGTCAAGAAGTAATTTCTAAAAACTTGAATGCAACTTCAGGACAGGTTGATATGTCTCAATTAAGTGCTGGTACATACATTGTTAATGTAACTGTAGGTGATGCAGTTAAAACTTTAAAAGTAGTTAAGCAATAA
- the coaBC gene encoding bifunctional phosphopantothenoylcysteine decarboxylase/phosphopantothenate--cysteine ligase CoaBC — protein sequence MSVLSGKKILLGVSGGIAAYKTANLVRLFIKAGAQVQVVMSPASLHFVTPLTLATLSKNPVYSTFYNEEEGNGEWNNHVELGLWADLMLVAPATANTLSKMANGNCDNLLIATYLSAKCPVYFAPAMDLDMYKHPSTLDSFHKLKSFGNIIIPAESGELASGLLGEGRMAEPESIVSFLERDLLEKLPLKGKKILITAGPTYEAIDPVRFIGNHSSGKMGFDIANEAANKGAEVILVTGPTHLNVQNSAIKLIRVISAQEMYDACHEFYNSVDVAIAAAAVADYRPKNVANQKIKKNDATFSIELEKTKDILASLGEQKKNQFLIGFALETENEIEHAKQKIQKKNLDLIVLNSLNDEGAGFGKATNKVTFISKDFTIEPKELKSKEAVAKDIINKVIQFYDA from the coding sequence ATGTCTGTTTTAAGCGGTAAAAAAATCTTGCTAGGTGTATCTGGTGGTATAGCTGCTTACAAAACAGCCAACTTGGTTAGACTATTTATAAAAGCAGGTGCACAAGTACAAGTTGTAATGTCGCCTGCTTCTTTGCATTTTGTTACGCCACTTACTTTGGCAACCCTTTCCAAGAATCCAGTTTATTCTACTTTCTACAACGAAGAAGAAGGAAATGGAGAATGGAATAACCACGTAGAATTAGGATTATGGGCTGATTTAATGCTTGTGGCTCCAGCTACAGCAAACACCCTTTCTAAAATGGCAAATGGGAATTGCGATAATTTATTAATTGCAACTTACCTTTCTGCTAAATGTCCCGTTTATTTTGCACCTGCAATGGATTTGGATATGTACAAACATCCATCAACTTTAGATAGTTTTCATAAATTAAAATCCTTTGGAAATATTATAATTCCTGCCGAAAGTGGCGAATTAGCAAGTGGTTTATTAGGTGAAGGTAGAATGGCTGAGCCTGAAAGTATTGTTTCGTTTCTGGAACGTGATTTACTAGAAAAATTACCACTTAAAGGAAAGAAAATTTTAATTACCGCTGGTCCAACATATGAAGCTATTGACCCGGTGCGTTTTATAGGAAATCATTCTTCAGGTAAAATGGGATTTGATATTGCTAATGAAGCTGCTAACAAAGGAGCAGAAGTAATTCTAGTAACTGGACCAACACATCTGAATGTACAAAATTCAGCTATTAAATTAATTCGAGTAATATCGGCACAAGAAATGTACGATGCTTGCCATGAATTTTATAATAGTGTTGATGTCGCTATTGCTGCAGCAGCTGTTGCAGATTATCGACCAAAAAATGTAGCTAACCAGAAAATAAAAAAGAACGATGCAACGTTCTCTATAGAATTAGAAAAAACAAAAGATATTTTAGCTTCGCTTGGCGAACAAAAGAAAAATCAATTCTTAATTGGATTTGCGTTAGAAACTGAAAATGAAATTGAACACGCAAAGCAAAAAATCCAGAAAAAAAACTTAGATTTGATAGTTTTAAATTCTTTAAACGATGAAGGAGCTGGTTTTGGTAAAGCTACTAATAAAGTAACTTTTATATCTAAAGATTTTACAATTGAACCTAAGGAATTAAAATCAAAAGAAGCGGTAGCTAAAGATATCATTAATAAAGTAATTCAATTTTATGATGCGTAA